Proteins found in one Streptomyces sp. NBC_00461 genomic segment:
- the rpsS gene encoding 30S ribosomal protein S19, whose translation MPRSLKKGPFVDDHLVKKVDAQNEAGSKNVIKTWSRRSMIVPAMLGHTIAVHNGKTHIPVFVTEAMVGHKLGEFSPTRTFRGHVKDDRKSKRR comes from the coding sequence ATGCCGCGCAGTCTCAAGAAGGGGCCCTTCGTCGACGACCACCTCGTAAAGAAGGTGGACGCCCAGAACGAAGCCGGTTCCAAGAACGTCATCAAGACCTGGTCCCGTCGCTCGATGATCGTCCCGGCCATGCTCGGCCACACGATCGCGGTGCACAACGGCAAGACCCACATCCCGGTGTTCGTCACCGAGGCGATGGTCGGCCACAAGCTCGGCGAGTTCTCGCCGACGCGCACCTTCCGGGGTCACGTCAAGGACGACCGGAAGTCGAAGCGCCGCTAA
- the rpmJ gene encoding 50S ribosomal protein L36 encodes MKVKPSVKKICDKCRVIRRHGRVMVICDNPRHKQRQG; translated from the coding sequence ATGAAGGTCAAGCCGAGCGTCAAGAAGATCTGCGACAAGTGCAGGGTGATCCGCCGTCACGGTCGGGTCATGGTCATCTGCGACAACCCGCGCCACAAGCAGCGCCAGGGCTGA
- the rpsH gene encoding 30S ribosomal protein S8 codes for MTMTDPIADMLTRLRNANSAYHDSVSMPHSKIKSHIAEILQQEGFITGWKVEDAEVGKNLVLELKFGPNRERSIAGIKRISKPGLRVYAKSTNLPKVLGGLGVAIISTSHGLLTDKQAGKKGVGGEVLAYVW; via the coding sequence ATGACCATGACTGATCCGATCGCAGACATGCTTACGCGTCTGCGGAACGCGAACTCGGCGTACCACGACTCGGTGTCGATGCCGCACTCCAAGATCAAGTCTCACATCGCGGAGATCCTCCAGCAGGAGGGCTTCATCACGGGCTGGAAGGTCGAGGACGCCGAGGTCGGCAAGAACCTCGTCCTCGAGCTGAAGTTCGGCCCGAACCGTGAGCGCTCCATCGCGGGCATCAAGCGGATCTCCAAGCCCGGTCTCCGGGTGTACGCGAAGTCCACCAACCTGCCCAAGGTCCTCGGTGGCCTCGGCGTGGCGATCATCTCCACGTCGCACGGTCTCCTGACCGACAAGCAGGCCGGCAAGAAGGGCGTAGGCGGAGAAGTCCTCGCCTACGTCTGGTAG
- a CDS encoding adenylate kinase: MRIVLVGPPGAGKGTQATRLADKLRIPHISTGDLFRANISQQTELGKLAKSYMDAGNLVPDEVTIAMAKDRMEQPDAEGGFLLDGFPRNVSQAEALDELLKTEGIKLDAVLDLEVPEEEVVKRIAGRRVCRNDSAHVFHETYSPPKKEGVCDVCGGELYQRDDDSEETVRTRLEVYHTQTEPIIDYYKAQGLVVTISSLGPVGEVTQRALEALKREDDGK; encoded by the coding sequence ATGCGAATCGTCCTCGTCGGGCCGCCGGGTGCAGGGAAGGGCACGCAGGCCACTCGCCTTGCCGACAAGCTGCGCATCCCGCACATCTCCACGGGCGACCTGTTCCGCGCCAACATCAGCCAGCAGACAGAGCTCGGGAAACTCGCGAAGTCCTACATGGACGCCGGCAACCTCGTCCCCGACGAGGTGACCATCGCGATGGCCAAGGACCGCATGGAGCAGCCGGACGCCGAAGGCGGCTTCCTGCTGGACGGTTTCCCACGCAACGTCTCGCAGGCCGAGGCGCTCGACGAGCTGCTCAAGACCGAGGGCATCAAGCTGGACGCGGTACTCGACCTCGAAGTCCCCGAGGAAGAGGTCGTCAAGCGGATCGCCGGCCGGCGCGTCTGCCGCAACGACTCGGCGCACGTGTTCCACGAGACGTACAGCCCGCCGAAGAAGGAAGGCGTCTGCGACGTCTGCGGCGGCGAGCTCTACCAGCGTGACGACGACTCCGAGGAGACCGTGCGCACGCGGCTCGAGGTCTACCACACGCAGACCGAGCCGATCATCGACTACTACAAGGCACAGGGCCTGGTCGTCACGATCTCGTCCCTCGGCCCGGTGGGCGAGGTCACGCAGCGGGCGCTGGAAGCCCTCAAGCGCGAGGACGACGGCAAGTAG
- the rplN gene encoding 50S ribosomal protein L14, with amino-acid sequence MIQQESRLRVADNTGAKEILCIRVLGGSGRRYAGIGDVIVATVKDAIPGGNVKKGDVVKAVIVRTVKERRRPDGSYIRFDENAAVILKNDGDPRGTRIFGPVGRELREKKFMKIISLAPEVL; translated from the coding sequence GTGATCCAGCAGGAGTCGCGACTGCGTGTCGCCGACAACACTGGTGCGAAGGAAATCCTTTGCATCCGTGTGCTCGGTGGCTCCGGTCGCCGCTACGCGGGCATCGGTGACGTCATCGTCGCCACCGTCAAGGACGCGATCCCCGGTGGCAACGTGAAGAAGGGTGACGTCGTCAAGGCGGTCATCGTTCGCACCGTCAAGGAGCGCCGCCGTCCGGACGGCTCGTACATCCGCTTCGACGAGAACGCCGCCGTCATTCTGAAGAACGACGGTGACCCTCGCGGCACCCGCATCTTCGGCCCGGTCGGGCGTGAGCTGCGCGAGAAGAAGTTCATGAAGATCATCTCGCTGGCTCCGGAGGTGCTGTAA
- the rpsQ gene encoding 30S ribosomal protein S17 has protein sequence MSENNVTEETTEARGARKTREGLVVSDKMDKTVVVAVEDRVKHALYGKVIRRTNKLKAHDEQNAAGVGDRVLLAETRPLSATKRWRVVEILEKAK, from the coding sequence ATGAGCGAGAACAACGTGACTGAAGAGACGACCGAGGCGCGCGGCGCACGCAAGACCCGTGAGGGTCTCGTCGTCAGCGACAAGATGGACAAGACCGTCGTCGTCGCTGTCGAGGACCGCGTCAAGCACGCGCTGTACGGCAAGGTCATCCGCCGTACGAACAAGCTCAAGGCGCACGACGAGCAGAACGCCGCGGGTGTCGGCGACCGTGTCCTCCTCGCGGAGACCCGGCCGCTGTCCGCGACGAAGCGCTGGCGCGTCGTCGAGATCCTCGAGAAGGCCAAGTAG
- the rpsM gene encoding 30S ribosomal protein S13, which yields MARVSGVDIPREKRVEVALTYVFGIGRTLSQATLAATGVDPNTRVRDLSEEQLVAIREFVDSNIKTEGDLRREIQADIRRKVEIGCYQGLRHRRGLPVRGQRTSTNARTRKGPRRAIAGKKKPGKK from the coding sequence ATGGCACGCGTTTCCGGTGTTGACATCCCGCGCGAAAAGCGTGTGGAGGTCGCCCTCACCTACGTGTTCGGCATCGGCCGGACTCTCTCGCAGGCGACGCTGGCAGCGACCGGCGTCGACCCGAACACCCGCGTTCGCGACCTCTCCGAGGAGCAGCTCGTCGCGATCCGCGAGTTCGTCGACAGCAACATCAAGACCGAGGGTGACCTCCGTCGCGAGATCCAGGCCGACATCCGCCGCAAGGTCGAGATCGGCTGCTACCAGGGCCTGCGTCACCGTCGTGGTCTGCCGGTCCGCGGTCAGCGCACCAGCACGAACGCCCGTACCCGCAAGGGCCCGCGTCGCGCCATCGCCGGCAAGAAGAAGCCGGGCAAGAAGTAG
- the rplX gene encoding 50S ribosomal protein L24: MKIKKGDLVQVITGKDKGKQGKVIAAFPREDRVLVEGVNRVKKHTKAGPTASGSQAGGIVTTEAPIHVSNVQLVVEKDGNKVVTRVGYRFDDEGNKVRVAKRTGEDI, translated from the coding sequence ATGAAGATCAAGAAGGGCGACCTGGTTCAGGTCATCACCGGTAAGGACAAGGGCAAGCAGGGCAAGGTCATCGCGGCCTTCCCCCGCGAGGACCGCGTCCTGGTCGAGGGTGTCAACCGGGTCAAGAAGCACACCAAGGCCGGCCCGACCGCCAGCGGTTCGCAGGCCGGCGGCATCGTCACGACCGAGGCGCCGATCCACGTCTCCAACGTCCAGCTGGTCGTTGAGAAGGACGGCAACAAGGTCGTCACGCGTGTCGGTTACCGCTTCGACGACGAGGGCAACAAGGTTCGCGTTGCCAAGCGGACGGGTGAGGACATCTGA
- the rpsC gene encoding 30S ribosomal protein S3: MGQKVNPHGFRLGVTTDFKSRWYADKLYKDYVKEDVAIRRMMTSGMERAGISKVEIERTRDRVRVDIHTARPGIVIGRRGAEADRIRGDLEKLTGKQVQLNILEVKSPETDAQLVAQAVAEQLSSRVSFRRAMRKSMQGTMKAGAKGIKIQCGGRLGGAEMSRSEFYREGRVPLHTLRANVDYGFFEAKTTFGRIGVKVWIYKGDVKNIAEVRAENAAARAGNRPARGGGGADRPARGGRGGERGGRGRKPQQAPAAEAPKAEAPAAAAPAESTGTEA; this comes from the coding sequence ATGGGCCAGAAGGTTAACCCGCATGGGTTCCGGCTCGGTGTCACCACGGACTTCAAGTCCCGGTGGTACGCCGACAAGCTGTACAAGGACTACGTCAAGGAAGACGTCGCCATCCGTCGGATGATGACGTCCGGCATGGAGCGCGCCGGCATCTCGAAGGTGGAGATCGAGCGCACCCGTGACCGCGTGCGTGTGGACATCCACACCGCTCGTCCGGGCATCGTCATCGGCCGCCGTGGCGCCGAGGCCGACCGCATCCGCGGTGACCTCGAGAAGCTCACGGGCAAGCAGGTCCAGCTGAACATCCTCGAGGTCAAGAGCCCCGAGACGGACGCTCAGCTGGTTGCTCAGGCCGTCGCCGAGCAGCTCTCCTCCCGCGTCTCCTTCCGTCGCGCCATGCGTAAGAGCATGCAGGGCACGATGAAGGCCGGCGCCAAGGGCATCAAGATCCAGTGCGGCGGCCGCCTCGGTGGCGCCGAGATGTCCCGCTCGGAGTTCTACCGCGAGGGCCGTGTGCCCCTGCACACGCTCCGCGCGAACGTGGACTACGGCTTCTTCGAGGCCAAGACGACCTTCGGCCGCATCGGCGTGAAGGTCTGGATCTACAAGGGCGACGTCAAGAACATCGCCGAGGTCCGCGCCGAGAACGCTGCTGCCCGCGCCGGCAACCGCCCGGCCCGTGGTGGCGGCGGCGCCGACCGCCCGGCCCGTGGTGGCCGTGGTGGCGAGCGCGGCGGTCGCGGTCGTAAGCCGCAGCAGGCTCCCGCTGCCGAGGCCCCCAAGGCCGAGGCTCCGGCGGCTGCCGCTCCGGCTGAGAGCACCGGAACGGAGGCCTGA
- the rpmC gene encoding 50S ribosomal protein L29 encodes MSAGTKASELRELGDEELLAKLREAKEELFNLRFQAATGQLENHGRLKAVRKDIARIYTLMRERELGIETVENA; translated from the coding sequence ATGTCGGCCGGTACCAAGGCGTCCGAGCTGCGCGAGCTGGGTGACGAGGAGCTTCTTGCGAAGCTTCGCGAAGCCAAGGAAGAACTGTTCAACCTCCGCTTCCAGGCGGCGACCGGACAGCTCGAGAACCATGGCCGTCTCAAGGCGGTCCGCAAGGACATCGCGCGGATCTACACCCTGATGCGCGAGCGTGAGCTGGGCATCGAAACGGTGGAGAACGCCTGA
- the rplP gene encoding 50S ribosomal protein L16 gives MLIPRRVKHRKQHHPKRSGAAKGGTQVAFGEYGIQALTPAYVTNRQIEAARIAMTRHIKRGGKVWINIYPDRPLTKKPAETRMGSGKGSPEWWIANVKPGRVMFELSYPNEKIAREALTRAAHKLPMKCRIVKREAGEA, from the coding sequence ATGCTGATCCCCCGTAGGGTCAAGCACCGCAAGCAGCACCACCCGAAGCGCTCCGGCGCTGCCAAGGGCGGCACGCAGGTTGCGTTCGGCGAGTACGGCATCCAGGCGCTCACCCCGGCCTATGTGACGAACCGCCAGATCGAGGCCGCTCGTATTGCCATGACGCGTCACATCAAGCGTGGTGGCAAGGTCTGGATCAACATCTACCCGGACCGTCCCCTCACCAAGAAGCCTGCCGAGACCCGCATGGGTTCCGGTAAGGGTTCGCCGGAGTGGTGGATCGCCAACGTCAAGCCCGGACGCGTGATGTTCGAGCTGTCGTACCCCAACGAAAAGATTGCGCGTGAAGCTCTGACTCGTGCGGCCCACAAGCTGCCGATGAAGTGCCGGATCGTCAAGCGCGAGGCAGGTGAAGCGTGA
- the rpsE gene encoding 30S ribosomal protein S5 — MAGPQRRGSGAGGGERRDRKGRDGGAAAAEKTAYVERVVAINRVAKVVKGGRRFSFTALVVVGDGDGTVGVGYGKAKEVPAAIAKGVEEAKKHFFKVPRIQGTIPHPITGEKAAGVVLLKPASPGTGVIAGGPVRAVLECAGVHDILSKSLGSSNAINIVHATVAALKGLQRPEEIAARRGLPLEDVAPAALLRARAGAGAA; from the coding sequence ATGGCTGGACCCCAGCGCCGTGGAAGCGGTGCCGGTGGCGGCGAGCGGCGGGACCGGAAGGGCCGTGACGGCGGCGCTGCTGCCGCCGAGAAGACCGCGTACGTTGAGCGCGTCGTCGCGATCAACCGCGTCGCCAAGGTTGTGAAGGGTGGTCGTCGCTTCAGCTTCACCGCGCTGGTCGTGGTGGGCGATGGTGACGGCACCGTGGGTGTCGGTTACGGCAAGGCCAAGGAGGTGCCGGCCGCCATCGCCAAGGGTGTTGAGGAGGCCAAGAAGCACTTCTTCAAGGTCCCCCGTATCCAGGGCACCATCCCGCACCCGATCACGGGTGAGAAGGCTGCCGGCGTCGTGCTGCTCAAGCCCGCGTCCCCCGGTACCGGCGTTATCGCCGGTGGCCCGGTGCGTGCCGTGCTCGAGTGCGCCGGCGTGCACGACATCCTGTCGAAGTCGCTCGGTTCGTCGAACGCGATCAACATCGTGCACGCGACCGTGGCGGCCCTCAAGGGCCTGCAGCGTCCCGAGGAGATCGCGGCTCGCCGTGGTCTGCCGCTTGAGGACGTCGCTCCCGCGGCTCTGCTGCGGGCGCGTGCCGGGGCTGGTGCTGCGTAA
- the rplR gene encoding 50S ribosomal protein L18 — MAYGQKILKGDAYKRAAIKRRHIRIRKHINGTAERPRLVVTRSNRHIVAQVIDDIKGHTLASASTLDTSIRGGEGDKSAQAKSVGALVAERAKAAGVEAVVFDRGGNQYAGRIAALADAAREAGLKF; from the coding sequence ATGGCATACGGACAGAAGATCCTCAAGGGCGACGCCTACAAGCGCGCCGCGATCAAGCGCCGCCACATCCGGATCCGTAAGCACATCAACGGTACGGCGGAGCGTCCGCGTCTGGTCGTTACCCGCTCGAACCGCCACATCGTGGCCCAGGTCATCGACGACATCAAGGGTCACACCCTTGCGTCGGCGTCGACCCTGGACACCTCGATCCGCGGTGGCGAGGGCGACAAGTCCGCGCAGGCCAAGTCGGTCGGTGCCCTGGTCGCTGAGCGCGCCAAGGCCGCCGGCGTCGAGGCTGTCGTATTCGACCGTGGTGGCAACCAGTACGCCGGGCGCATCGCCGCCCTGGCGGACGCCGCCCGCGAAGCCGGACTCAAGTTCTGA
- the rplE gene encoding 50S ribosomal protein L5 — translation MATTTTPRLKTKYREEIAGKLRDEFKYENVMQIPGLVKIVVNMGVGDAARDSKLIEGAIRDLTTITGQKPAVTKARKSIAQFKLREGQPIGAHVTLRGDRMWEFLDRTLSLALPRIRDFRGLSPKQFDGRGNYTFGLTEQVMFHEIDQDKIDRVRGMDITVVTTATNDAEGRALLRHLGFPFKEA, via the coding sequence ATGGCTACCACCACCACTCCGCGTCTCAAGACGAAGTACCGCGAGGAGATCGCGGGCAAGCTGCGTGACGAGTTCAAGTACGAGAACGTCATGCAGATCCCAGGCCTCGTCAAGATCGTGGTCAACATGGGTGTGGGCGACGCCGCCCGCGACTCCAAGCTGATCGAGGGCGCCATCCGCGACCTCACCACGATCACCGGTCAGAAGCCGGCCGTCACCAAGGCCCGCAAGTCCATCGCGCAGTTCAAGCTGCGTGAGGGTCAGCCGATCGGTGCCCACGTCACGCTTCGTGGCGACCGCATGTGGGAGTTCCTGGACCGCACCCTGTCGCTCGCGCTGCCGCGCATCCGCGACTTCCGTGGTCTGTCCCCCAAGCAGTTCGACGGCCGTGGCAACTACACCTTCGGTCTCACGGAGCAGGTCATGTTCCACGAGATCGACCAGGACAAGATCGACCGCGTCCGGGGTATGGACATCACCGTGGTGACCACGGCGACCAACGACGCTGAGGGCCGTGCGCTCCTTCGTCACCTCGGCTTCCCCTTCAAGGAGGCGTGA
- a CDS encoding type Z 30S ribosomal protein S14: MAKKALIAKAARKPKFGVRGYTRCQRCGRPHSVYRKFGLCRVCLREMAHRGELPGVTKSSW, from the coding sequence ATGGCGAAGAAGGCTCTGATCGCAAAGGCTGCTCGCAAGCCCAAGTTCGGCGTGCGTGGTTACACGCGCTGCCAGCGCTGCGGCCGTCCCCACTCCGTGTACCGCAAGTTCGGCCTGTGCCGCGTGTGCCTTCGTGAGATGGCTCACCGTGGCGAGCTGCCGGGCGTGACCAAGAGCTCCTGGTAA
- the infA gene encoding translation initiation factor IF-1 yields the protein MAKKQGAIEIEGTVVESLPNAMFKVELQNGHQVLAHISGKMRMHYIRILPDDRVVVELSPYDLTRGRIVYRYK from the coding sequence GTGGCCAAGAAGCAAGGTGCCATCGAGATCGAGGGCACTGTCGTCGAGTCTCTTCCGAACGCCATGTTCAAGGTCGAGCTCCAGAACGGCCACCAGGTCCTGGCACACATCAGCGGCAAGATGCGTATGCACTACATCCGCATCCTCCCTGACGACCGGGTCGTGGTGGAGCTGTCTCCGTACGACCTGACGCGTGGCCGGATCGTCTACCGGTACAAGTAG
- the map gene encoding type I methionyl aminopeptidase — MVQIKTPEQIAKMREAGLVVAAIHAATREAAVPGATTKDLDQVARKVLAEYDAKPNFLGYGGFPATICTSVNEVVVHGIPSDDVVLKDGDVISIDCGAIIDGWHGDAAYTAFVGSGHSPELIELSRVTEESMWAGIAAMKQGNRLVDVSRAIETYIRRQPKPGGGKYGIIEDYGGHGIGTEMHMDPHLLNYVEKRRGKGPKLVPGFCLAIEPMVSLGTPRTEVLSDDWTVITTDGTWSSHWEHSVALTEEGPLVLTSPDGGRAKLAELGITAAPDPLG; from the coding sequence ATGGTGCAGATCAAGACCCCCGAGCAGATCGCCAAGATGCGTGAGGCGGGGCTGGTCGTCGCCGCCATCCACGCGGCCACCCGTGAGGCCGCGGTGCCCGGGGCCACCACCAAGGACCTGGACCAGGTCGCCCGCAAGGTGCTCGCGGAGTACGACGCGAAGCCGAACTTCCTCGGCTACGGCGGTTTCCCGGCCACGATCTGCACCTCCGTCAACGAGGTCGTCGTCCATGGCATCCCCTCCGACGACGTCGTCCTGAAGGACGGCGACGTCATCTCCATCGACTGCGGCGCGATCATCGACGGCTGGCACGGCGACGCGGCGTACACGGCCTTCGTGGGCTCCGGTCACTCCCCGGAGCTGATCGAGCTCTCCCGGGTCACGGAGGAGTCGATGTGGGCCGGCATCGCGGCGATGAAGCAGGGCAACCGGCTCGTCGACGTCTCCCGCGCCATCGAGACCTACATCCGCCGCCAGCCGAAGCCGGGCGGCGGCAAGTACGGGATCATCGAGGACTACGGCGGCCACGGCATCGGCACCGAGATGCACATGGACCCGCACCTGCTGAACTACGTGGAGAAGCGCCGCGGCAAGGGACCCAAGCTGGTCCCCGGTTTCTGCCTCGCGATCGAGCCGATGGTCTCCCTGGGCACTCCCAGGACCGAGGTCCTCTCCGACGACTGGACGGTCATCACCACGGACGGCACCTGGTCCTCCCACTGGGAGCACAGTGTTGCGCTGACCGAGGAGGGTCCGCTCGTGCTGACGTCTCCCGACGGGGGCAGGGCCAAGCTCGCCGAGCTCGGGATCACGGCTGCGCCGGATCCGCTCGGCTGA
- the rpmD gene encoding 50S ribosomal protein L30, with product MAQLKITQTKSYIGSKQNHRDTLRSLGLKGINTQVVKEDRPEFRGMVHTVRHLVTVEEVD from the coding sequence ATGGCTCAGCTCAAGATCACGCAGACGAAGTCGTACATCGGCAGCAAGCAGAACCACCGTGACACCCTGCGTTCCCTTGGTCTCAAGGGCATCAACACGCAGGTCGTCAAGGAGGACCGCCCCGAGTTCCGCGGCATGGTGCACACCGTCCGCCACCTCGTGACGGTCGAGGAGGTCGACTGA
- the rplV gene encoding 50S ribosomal protein L22 codes for MEARAQARYIRVTPMKARRVVDLIRGMDATEAQAVLRFAPQAASVPVGKVLDSAIANAAHNYDHTDADSLVISEAYVDEGPTLKRFRPRAQGRAYRIRKRTSHITVVVSSKEGTR; via the coding sequence ATGGAAGCCAGGGCCCAGGCGCGGTACATCCGCGTTACGCCCATGAAGGCCCGCCGCGTGGTGGACCTTATCCGTGGCATGGACGCCACGGAGGCTCAGGCTGTTCTGCGATTCGCTCCGCAGGCAGCCTCAGTGCCCGTCGGCAAGGTGCTCGACAGCGCCATCGCCAACGCCGCGCACAACTACGACCACACCGACGCCGACAGCCTCGTCATCTCCGAGGCGTACGTCGACGAGGGTCCGACCCTGAAGCGGTTCCGTCCGCGCGCCCAGGGCCGTGCCTACCGGATCCGCAAGCGGACCAGCCACATCACCGTGGTCGTCAGCAGCAAGGAAGGAACCCGGTAA
- the rplO gene encoding 50S ribosomal protein L15, giving the protein MAENNPLKIHNLRPAPGAKTAKTRVGRGEASKGKTAGRGTKGTKARYQVPERFEGGQMPLHMRLPKLKGFKNPFKVEFQVVNLDKLASLYPEGGEVTVEGLVAKGAVRKNSLVKVLGQGEISVALQVTVDAVSGSAKEKITAAGGTVTELV; this is encoded by the coding sequence ATGGCGGAGAACAACCCGCTCAAGATCCACAACCTCCGTCCCGCCCCGGGCGCCAAGACCGCCAAGACCCGTGTGGGTCGTGGTGAGGCGTCGAAGGGTAAGACGGCTGGTCGTGGTACCAAGGGCACGAAGGCCCGTTACCAGGTTCCGGAGCGCTTCGAGGGTGGCCAGATGCCCCTCCACATGCGTCTCCCGAAGCTGAAGGGCTTCAAGAACCCCTTCAAGGTCGAGTTCCAGGTCGTGAACCTCGACAAGCTGGCGTCCCTGTACCCCGAGGGTGGCGAGGTCACCGTCGAGGGTCTGGTGGCCAAGGGTGCCGTTCGCAAGAACAGCCTCGTCAAGGTCCTCGGCCAGGGCGAGATCTCCGTGGCGCTGCAGGTGACGGTTGACGCCGTCTCCGGCTCCGCCAAGGAGAAGATCACCGCCGCAGGTGGCACCGTCACCGAGCTCGTCTGA
- the secY gene encoding preprotein translocase subunit SecY, whose protein sequence is MLTAFARAFRTPDLRKKLLFTLAIIVVYRVGTHVPIPGVNYTAVQTCVDEASGNQGLFGLVNMFSGGALLQITIFALGIMPYITASIILQLLTVVIPRLEALKKEGQAGTAKITQYTRYLTVALAILQGTGLVATARSGALFGSCSAASQIVPDQAIFTTITMVICMTAGTAVVMWLGELITDRGIGNGMSILMFISIAATFPSALWAIKKQGKLADGWIEFSTVILVGLVMVGLVVFVEQAQRRIPVQYAKRMIGRRSYGGTSTYIPLKVNQAGVIPVIFASSLLYIPALIAQFSGSKAGWKTWVEQNLTKGDHPIYLVSYFLLIVFFAFFYVAISFNPEEVADNMKKYGGFIPGIRAGRPTAEYLSYVLNRITWPGSLYLGLIALVPTMALVGFGATGNFPFGGTSILIIVGVGLETVKQIESQLQQRNYEGFLR, encoded by the coding sequence GTGCTCACCGCGTTCGCCCGGGCGTTCAGGACGCCCGACCTGCGCAAGAAGCTGCTCTTCACACTCGCCATCATCGTGGTGTACCGAGTCGGTACCCACGTCCCGATCCCCGGCGTCAACTACACGGCCGTCCAGACATGCGTGGACGAGGCCTCCGGCAACCAGGGCCTCTTCGGTCTGGTCAACATGTTCAGCGGCGGCGCGCTGCTGCAGATCACGATCTTCGCGCTGGGCATCATGCCCTACATCACGGCGAGCATCATCCTTCAGCTGCTGACGGTGGTGATCCCGCGCCTGGAGGCCCTGAAGAAGGAAGGCCAGGCGGGTACGGCGAAGATCACGCAGTACACCCGTTATCTGACGGTCGCGCTCGCCATCCTGCAGGGCACCGGCCTGGTGGCCACGGCCCGCAGTGGCGCCCTGTTCGGCAGCTGCTCCGCCGCCAGCCAGATCGTCCCCGACCAGGCGATCTTCACCACCATCACCATGGTGATCTGCATGACCGCCGGTACGGCCGTCGTGATGTGGCTGGGCGAGCTCATCACCGACCGCGGCATCGGCAACGGCATGTCGATCCTGATGTTCATCTCGATCGCCGCGACCTTCCCCTCGGCCCTGTGGGCCATCAAGAAGCAGGGCAAGCTGGCCGACGGCTGGATCGAGTTCAGCACCGTCATCCTGGTCGGACTGGTCATGGTCGGCCTGGTGGTCTTCGTCGAGCAGGCCCAGCGGCGCATTCCCGTGCAGTACGCGAAGCGCATGATCGGCCGCCGTTCCTACGGTGGTACGTCGACCTACATCCCGCTGAAGGTCAACCAGGCGGGTGTGATTCCCGTCATCTTCGCCTCGTCGCTGCTCTACATCCCGGCACTGATCGCTCAGTTCTCGGGGAGCAAGGCCGGCTGGAAGACCTGGGTCGAGCAGAACCTGACCAAGGGTGACCACCCGATTTACCTGGTCAGCTACTTCTTGCTGATCGTTTTCTTCGCGTTCTTCTACGTGGCGATCTCCTTCAACCCCGAAGAAGTCGCCGACAACATGAAGAAGTATGGTGGCTTCATCCCGGGCATCCGGGCTGGCCGACCGACCGCTGAGTACCTGAGCTACGTACTCAACCGGATCACCTGGCCGGGTTCGCTGTATCTGGGGCTGATCGCTCTCGTACCAACGATGGCGTTGGTCGGGTTCGGGGCAACCGGTAACTTCCCCTTCGGCGGGACGAGCATCCTGATCATCGTGGGTGTGGGTCTTGAGACGGTGAAGCAAATCGAGAGCCAGCTCCAGCAGCGCAATTACGAAGGGTTCCTCCGCTGA
- the rplF gene encoding 50S ribosomal protein L6, with translation MSRIGKLPITVPAGVDVTIDGRTVSVKGPKGTLTHTVAAPIDIAKGEDGVLNVTRPNDERQNKALHGLSRTLVANMITGVTQGYVKKLEISGVGYRVAAKGSNLEFALGYSHSITVEAPEGISFKVENPTHFSVEGIDKQKVGEVAANIRKLRKPDPYKAKGVKYEGEVIRRKVGKAGK, from the coding sequence ATGTCGCGTATTGGCAAGCTCCCCATCACGGTTCCCGCCGGCGTGGACGTCACCATCGACGGCCGTACGGTGTCGGTCAAGGGCCCCAAGGGCACGCTGACCCACACTGTTGCCGCGCCGATCGACATCGCCAAGGGTGAGGACGGCGTTCTCAACGTCACCCGCCCCAACGACGAGCGTCAGAACAAGGCCCTGCACGGCCTGTCCCGCACGCTGGTGGCGAACATGATCACCGGCGTGACCCAGGGTTACGTGAAGAAGCTCGAGATCAGCGGTGTCGGTTACCGCGTTGCGGCCAAGGGCTCGAACCTCGAGTTCGCGCTCGGCTACAGCCACTCGATCACCGTCGAGGCGCCCGAGGGCATCTCGTTCAAGGTCGAGAACCCGACGCACTTCTCGGTCGAGGGCATCGACAAGCAGAAGGTCGGCGAGGTTGCGGCCAACATCCGCAAGCTGCGCAAGCCTGACCCGTACAAGGCCAAGGGCGTCAAGTACGAGGGCGAAGTCATCCGCCGCAAGGTCGGAAAGGCGGGTAAGTAA